A stretch of Fulvia fulva chromosome 4, complete sequence DNA encodes these proteins:
- a CDS encoding Aquaporin-1 has protein sequence MASKLSFGIPMGGFMELHDRHKQSALQGHFVAATGERCSSNLRLQTDMQSEFVGTFLFLFFAFLGHSMSVVSAPHYAADGSNSNQTVIYIALSYGLPLLVTAWDLFRVSGGLFNPAVTLGLVMTGQLPWIRGVIFFPVQLLGGVCAAAVANAIIPGDIAVTQTTLGNGVSVVQGLFSEMLLTSLLVFTILMLAVEKSKATFMAPIGIGMALFVTQIAGVYYTGASLNPARSFGPCVAAANFQGYHWIYWVGPFLGAAVSGGYWHFVKFSNYEEANPGQASAKGAFADDIDAARGAQRMLSTSTA, from the exons ATGGCTTCCAAGCTTTCCTTTGGAATCCCCATGGGCGGCTTCATGGAGCTTCATGACCGACACAAGCAGTCCGCCCTGCAGGGGCACTTCGTTGCGGCAACAGGAG AAAGGTGCTCGAGCAATCTTAGACTGCAGACTGACATGCAATCAGAATTCGTCGGGACCTTTCTCTTCCTGTTCTTCGCCTTCCTCGGCCACAGCATGAGCGTTGTCTCTGCACCACATTACGCAGCGGACGGCTCGAACAGCAACCAGACAGTCATCTACATCGCACTCAGCTATGGCCTTCCCCTCCTCGTCACCGCATGGGACCTCTTCCGCGTATCTGGTGGCCTCTTCAACCCAGCTGTCACCCTGGGCCTTGTCATGACCGGGCAGCTGCCATGGATACGAGGCGTTATCTTCTTTCCCGTTCAGCTACTTGGAGGTGTCTGTGCCGCTGCTGTAGCCAATGCCATCATCCCCGGCGACATCGCTGTCACGCAGACGACTCTGGGCAATGGAGTCAGCGTAGTCCAGGGGCTGTTCTCGGAGATG CTTCTTACGTCCCTGCTGGTATTCACTATCCTTATGCTAGCTGTGGAGAAATCGAAAGCTACCTTCATGGCTCCCATCGGTATTGGTATGGCACTGTTCGTCACACAGATTGCGGGCGTCTACTACACGGGAGCTTCACTCAACCCCGCTCGCTCCTTCGGTCCATGTGTGGCCGCTGCCAATTTCCAGGGCTATCACTGGATCTACT GGGTTGGACCATTCCTCGGTGCTGCCGTTTCTGGAGGCTAC TGGCACTTTGTCAAGTTCTCCAACTATGAAGAAGCCAATCCCGGGCAAGCCAGCGCGAAGGGCGCATTTGCCGACGATATCGATGCGGCTCGCGGTGCCCAGCGCATGCTAAGCACCTCAACCGCTTGA